In Brachypodium distachyon strain Bd21 chromosome 2, Brachypodium_distachyon_v3.0, whole genome shotgun sequence, one genomic interval encodes:
- the LOC100846284 gene encoding profilin-2, translated as MSWQAYVDEHLLCDIDGQRLTAAAILGHDGSVWAQSESFPQVKPEEVTAVMNDFNEPGSLAPTGLYLAGTKYMVIQGEPGAVIRGKKGPGGVTIKKTTLAIIIGIYEEPMTPGQCNMVVERLGDYLLEQGF; from the exons atgTCGTGGCAGGCGTATGTGGACGAGCACCTGCTGTGCGACATCGACGGCCAGcgcctcaccgccgccgccatcctcggcCACGACGGCTCCGTATGGGCGCAGTCCGAGTCCTTCCCCCAG GTCAAACCTGAAGAAGTAACTGCAGTAATGAATGACTTCAATGAACCAGGCTCTCTGGCACCAACTGGATTATACCTTGCCGGTACGAAGTACATGGTTATCCAAGGTGAACCTGGAGCTGTCATCCGGGGAAAAAAG GGACCAGGAGGGGTTACTATCAAGAAGACGACTCTAGCCATCATAATTGGAATCTATGAGGAACCAATGACTCCTGGACAGTGCAACATGGTCGTCGAGAGGCTTGGTGATTACCTTCTTGAGCAGGGCTTCTGA
- the LOC100823359 gene encoding NAC domain-containing protein 75 isoform X3: MSSRGHISSSELIDAKLEEHRISTARHCPNCRHKLDCKPKDWLGLPAGVKFDPTDQELIEHLEAKVREEGSRSHPLIDEFIPTIDGEDGICYTHPEKLPGVTMDGLSKHFFHRPSKAYTTGTRKRRKIQTECDVQKGETRWHKTGKTRPVMAGGRQKGCKKILVLYTNFGKHRKPEKTNWVMHQYHLGDLEEEKEGELVVCKIFYQTQPRQCSWTTATGSGVAAAAATHQLQLQEQRRRDSTGSGSSSSRDHEAAAVSYPAGAAGYAVAAAVEMQHLKQAAAGGDHFSFAPFRKSFEEVGGIGGDQVPSDHQLGRSEPHHAGQEQQPHRPVLGTTAVPATAFLISRPTNPVSATVPPPIQHTSVVLDHDQQFQVPAIFLHHDKFQQQQQQKIDHRRSAGLEELIRGCTSACTKGDTSISQSQETEWPYPYWPSDNQDHHG, translated from the exons ATGAGCAGCAGGGGTCACATCAGCAGCTCGGAGCTCATCGACGCGAAGCTCGAGGAACACCGGATCTCCACCGCCAGGCACTGCCCCAATTGCCGCCACAAGCTCGACTGCAAACCA AAGGATTGGCTGGGGCTGCCGGCTGGCGTCAAGTTCGATCCCACGGACCAGGAGCTGATCGAGCACCTAGAAGCCAAGGTGAGGGAAGAAGGGTCGAGATCTCACCCGCTCATCGATGAGTTCATACCTACGATAGACGGCGAGGACGGCATATGCTACACCCATCCTGAGAAACTTCCAG GTGTGACAATGGACGGGCTAAGCAAGCACTTCTTCCACCGGCCATCCAAAGCCTACACGACGGGGACCCGGAAGCGGCGGAAGATCCAGACGGAGTGCGACGTACAGAAAGGCGAGACCCGGTGGCACAAGACTGGCAAGACCCGGCCAGTGAtggccggcgggcggcagAAGGGCTGCAAGAAGATCCTGGTGCTCTACACAAACTTCGGCAAGCACCGCAAGCCCGAGAAGACCAACTGGGTGATGCACCAGTACCACCTTGGCGACctcgaggaggagaaggaaggagaGCTCGTGGTGTGCAAGATCTTCTACCAGACGCAGCCCAGGCAGTGCAGCTGGACCACGGCGACAGGCTCGGGCgttgctgccgcggcagccacgcatcagctgcagctgcaggagcAGCGTCGGAGGGACAGTACTGGGAGCGGCAGCTCGTCTTCGAGGGACcatgaggcggcggcggtgtcgtacccagccggcgccgccgggtatgccgtggccgccgctgTCGAGATGCAGCATTTGAAGCAGGCGGCTGCCGGCGGGGACCATTTCAGCTTCGCGCCTTTCAGGAAGAGCTTTGAGGAG GTTGGTGGCATAGGTGGTGATCAGGTGCCATCCGATCATCAGCTTGGAAGATCAGAGCCGCACCATGCCGGACAGGAACAGCAGCCTCATCGGCCGGTGCTCGGAACGACAGCAGTGCCCGCTACAGCCTTCCTCATCAGTAGGCCGACGAACCCTGTCTCGGCCACAGTTCCGCCGCCGATTCAGCACACATCTGTCGTGCTCGATCATGATCAACAATTTCAAGTGCCAGCCATTTTTCTCCACCATGACAAATTTCAG caacagcaacagcaaaagATTGATCACCGCAGGTCTGCTGGCTTGGAAGAACTGATAAGGGGCTGCACGTCTGCATGTACAAAAGGA GACACTTCAATTTCTCAGTCCCAAGAGACAGAATGGCCTTACCCATACTGGCCTTCTGACAACCAAGATCATCATGGATAG
- the LOC100823359 gene encoding NAC domain-containing protein 75 isoform X4: MSSRGHISSSELIDAKLEEHRISTARHCPNCRHKLDCKPDWLGLPAGVKFDPTDQELIEHLEAKVREEGSRSHPLIDEFIPTIDGEDGICYTHPEKLPGVTMDGLSKHFFHRPSKAYTTGTRKRRKIQTECDVQKGETRWHKTGKTRPVMAGGRQKGCKKILVLYTNFGKHRKPEKTNWVMHQYHLGDLEEEKEGELVVCKIFYQTQPRQCSWTTATGSGVAAAAATHQLQLQEQRRRDSTGSGSSSSRDHEAAAVSYPAGAAGYAVAAAVEMQHLKQAAAGGDHFSFAPFRKSFEEVGGIGGDQVPSDHQLGRSEPHHAGQEQQPHRPVLGTTAVPATAFLISRPTNPVSATVPPPIQHTSVVLDHDQQFQVPAIFLHHDKFQQQQQQKIDHRRSAGLEELIRGCTSACTKGDTSISQSQETEWPYPYWPSDNQDHHG; this comes from the exons ATGAGCAGCAGGGGTCACATCAGCAGCTCGGAGCTCATCGACGCGAAGCTCGAGGAACACCGGATCTCCACCGCCAGGCACTGCCCCAATTGCCGCCACAAGCTCGACTGCAAACCA GATTGGCTGGGGCTGCCGGCTGGCGTCAAGTTCGATCCCACGGACCAGGAGCTGATCGAGCACCTAGAAGCCAAGGTGAGGGAAGAAGGGTCGAGATCTCACCCGCTCATCGATGAGTTCATACCTACGATAGACGGCGAGGACGGCATATGCTACACCCATCCTGAGAAACTTCCAG GTGTGACAATGGACGGGCTAAGCAAGCACTTCTTCCACCGGCCATCCAAAGCCTACACGACGGGGACCCGGAAGCGGCGGAAGATCCAGACGGAGTGCGACGTACAGAAAGGCGAGACCCGGTGGCACAAGACTGGCAAGACCCGGCCAGTGAtggccggcgggcggcagAAGGGCTGCAAGAAGATCCTGGTGCTCTACACAAACTTCGGCAAGCACCGCAAGCCCGAGAAGACCAACTGGGTGATGCACCAGTACCACCTTGGCGACctcgaggaggagaaggaaggagaGCTCGTGGTGTGCAAGATCTTCTACCAGACGCAGCCCAGGCAGTGCAGCTGGACCACGGCGACAGGCTCGGGCgttgctgccgcggcagccacgcatcagctgcagctgcaggagcAGCGTCGGAGGGACAGTACTGGGAGCGGCAGCTCGTCTTCGAGGGACcatgaggcggcggcggtgtcgtacccagccggcgccgccgggtatgccgtggccgccgctgTCGAGATGCAGCATTTGAAGCAGGCGGCTGCCGGCGGGGACCATTTCAGCTTCGCGCCTTTCAGGAAGAGCTTTGAGGAG GTTGGTGGCATAGGTGGTGATCAGGTGCCATCCGATCATCAGCTTGGAAGATCAGAGCCGCACCATGCCGGACAGGAACAGCAGCCTCATCGGCCGGTGCTCGGAACGACAGCAGTGCCCGCTACAGCCTTCCTCATCAGTAGGCCGACGAACCCTGTCTCGGCCACAGTTCCGCCGCCGATTCAGCACACATCTGTCGTGCTCGATCATGATCAACAATTTCAAGTGCCAGCCATTTTTCTCCACCATGACAAATTTCAG caacagcaacagcaaaagATTGATCACCGCAGGTCTGCTGGCTTGGAAGAACTGATAAGGGGCTGCACGTCTGCATGTACAAAAGGA GACACTTCAATTTCTCAGTCCCAAGAGACAGAATGGCCTTACCCATACTGGCCTTCTGACAACCAAGATCATCATGGATAG
- the LOC100823359 gene encoding NAC domain-containing protein 75 isoform X2 produces MSSRGHISSSELIDAKLEEHRISTARHCPNCRHKLDCKPDWLGLPAGVKFDPTDQELIEHLEAKVREEGSRSHPLIDEFIPTIDGEDGICYTHPEKLPGVTMDGLSKHFFHRPSKAYTTGTRKRRKIQTECDVQKGETRWHKTGKTRPVMAGGRQKGCKKILVLYTNFGKHRKPEKTNWVMHQYHLGDLEEEKEGELVVCKIFYQTQPRQCSWTTATGSGVAAAAATHQLQLQEQRRRDSTGSGSSSSRDHEAAAVSYPAGAAGYAVAAAVEMQHLKQAAAGGDHFSFAPFRKSFEEVGGIGGDQVPSDHQLGRSEPHHAGQEQQPHRPVLGTTAVPATAFLISRPTNPVSATVPPPIQHTSVVLDHDQQFQVPAIFLHHDKFQNMQQQQQQQQKIDHRRSAGLEELIRGCTSACTKGDTSISQSQETEWPYPYWPSDNQDHHG; encoded by the exons ATGAGCAGCAGGGGTCACATCAGCAGCTCGGAGCTCATCGACGCGAAGCTCGAGGAACACCGGATCTCCACCGCCAGGCACTGCCCCAATTGCCGCCACAAGCTCGACTGCAAACCA GATTGGCTGGGGCTGCCGGCTGGCGTCAAGTTCGATCCCACGGACCAGGAGCTGATCGAGCACCTAGAAGCCAAGGTGAGGGAAGAAGGGTCGAGATCTCACCCGCTCATCGATGAGTTCATACCTACGATAGACGGCGAGGACGGCATATGCTACACCCATCCTGAGAAACTTCCAG GTGTGACAATGGACGGGCTAAGCAAGCACTTCTTCCACCGGCCATCCAAAGCCTACACGACGGGGACCCGGAAGCGGCGGAAGATCCAGACGGAGTGCGACGTACAGAAAGGCGAGACCCGGTGGCACAAGACTGGCAAGACCCGGCCAGTGAtggccggcgggcggcagAAGGGCTGCAAGAAGATCCTGGTGCTCTACACAAACTTCGGCAAGCACCGCAAGCCCGAGAAGACCAACTGGGTGATGCACCAGTACCACCTTGGCGACctcgaggaggagaaggaaggagaGCTCGTGGTGTGCAAGATCTTCTACCAGACGCAGCCCAGGCAGTGCAGCTGGACCACGGCGACAGGCTCGGGCgttgctgccgcggcagccacgcatcagctgcagctgcaggagcAGCGTCGGAGGGACAGTACTGGGAGCGGCAGCTCGTCTTCGAGGGACcatgaggcggcggcggtgtcgtacccagccggcgccgccgggtatgccgtggccgccgctgTCGAGATGCAGCATTTGAAGCAGGCGGCTGCCGGCGGGGACCATTTCAGCTTCGCGCCTTTCAGGAAGAGCTTTGAGGAG GTTGGTGGCATAGGTGGTGATCAGGTGCCATCCGATCATCAGCTTGGAAGATCAGAGCCGCACCATGCCGGACAGGAACAGCAGCCTCATCGGCCGGTGCTCGGAACGACAGCAGTGCCCGCTACAGCCTTCCTCATCAGTAGGCCGACGAACCCTGTCTCGGCCACAGTTCCGCCGCCGATTCAGCACACATCTGTCGTGCTCGATCATGATCAACAATTTCAAGTGCCAGCCATTTTTCTCCACCATGACAAATTTCAG AACAtgcaacaacagcaacagcaacagcaaaagATTGATCACCGCAGGTCTGCTGGCTTGGAAGAACTGATAAGGGGCTGCACGTCTGCATGTACAAAAGGA GACACTTCAATTTCTCAGTCCCAAGAGACAGAATGGCCTTACCCATACTGGCCTTCTGACAACCAAGATCATCATGGATAG
- the LOC100823359 gene encoding NAC domain-containing protein 75 isoform X1, producing the protein MSSRGHISSSELIDAKLEEHRISTARHCPNCRHKLDCKPKDWLGLPAGVKFDPTDQELIEHLEAKVREEGSRSHPLIDEFIPTIDGEDGICYTHPEKLPGVTMDGLSKHFFHRPSKAYTTGTRKRRKIQTECDVQKGETRWHKTGKTRPVMAGGRQKGCKKILVLYTNFGKHRKPEKTNWVMHQYHLGDLEEEKEGELVVCKIFYQTQPRQCSWTTATGSGVAAAAATHQLQLQEQRRRDSTGSGSSSSRDHEAAAVSYPAGAAGYAVAAAVEMQHLKQAAAGGDHFSFAPFRKSFEEVGGIGGDQVPSDHQLGRSEPHHAGQEQQPHRPVLGTTAVPATAFLISRPTNPVSATVPPPIQHTSVVLDHDQQFQVPAIFLHHDKFQNMQQQQQQQQKIDHRRSAGLEELIRGCTSACTKGDTSISQSQETEWPYPYWPSDNQDHHG; encoded by the exons ATGAGCAGCAGGGGTCACATCAGCAGCTCGGAGCTCATCGACGCGAAGCTCGAGGAACACCGGATCTCCACCGCCAGGCACTGCCCCAATTGCCGCCACAAGCTCGACTGCAAACCA AAGGATTGGCTGGGGCTGCCGGCTGGCGTCAAGTTCGATCCCACGGACCAGGAGCTGATCGAGCACCTAGAAGCCAAGGTGAGGGAAGAAGGGTCGAGATCTCACCCGCTCATCGATGAGTTCATACCTACGATAGACGGCGAGGACGGCATATGCTACACCCATCCTGAGAAACTTCCAG GTGTGACAATGGACGGGCTAAGCAAGCACTTCTTCCACCGGCCATCCAAAGCCTACACGACGGGGACCCGGAAGCGGCGGAAGATCCAGACGGAGTGCGACGTACAGAAAGGCGAGACCCGGTGGCACAAGACTGGCAAGACCCGGCCAGTGAtggccggcgggcggcagAAGGGCTGCAAGAAGATCCTGGTGCTCTACACAAACTTCGGCAAGCACCGCAAGCCCGAGAAGACCAACTGGGTGATGCACCAGTACCACCTTGGCGACctcgaggaggagaaggaaggagaGCTCGTGGTGTGCAAGATCTTCTACCAGACGCAGCCCAGGCAGTGCAGCTGGACCACGGCGACAGGCTCGGGCgttgctgccgcggcagccacgcatcagctgcagctgcaggagcAGCGTCGGAGGGACAGTACTGGGAGCGGCAGCTCGTCTTCGAGGGACcatgaggcggcggcggtgtcgtacccagccggcgccgccgggtatgccgtggccgccgctgTCGAGATGCAGCATTTGAAGCAGGCGGCTGCCGGCGGGGACCATTTCAGCTTCGCGCCTTTCAGGAAGAGCTTTGAGGAG GTTGGTGGCATAGGTGGTGATCAGGTGCCATCCGATCATCAGCTTGGAAGATCAGAGCCGCACCATGCCGGACAGGAACAGCAGCCTCATCGGCCGGTGCTCGGAACGACAGCAGTGCCCGCTACAGCCTTCCTCATCAGTAGGCCGACGAACCCTGTCTCGGCCACAGTTCCGCCGCCGATTCAGCACACATCTGTCGTGCTCGATCATGATCAACAATTTCAAGTGCCAGCCATTTTTCTCCACCATGACAAATTTCAG AACAtgcaacaacagcaacagcaacagcaaaagATTGATCACCGCAGGTCTGCTGGCTTGGAAGAACTGATAAGGGGCTGCACGTCTGCATGTACAAAAGGA GACACTTCAATTTCTCAGTCCCAAGAGACAGAATGGCCTTACCCATACTGGCCTTCTGACAACCAAGATCATCATGGATAG
- the LOC100826527 gene encoding mitochondrial-processing peptidase subunit alpha — MYRAASGLGALKRHGADAQMLNLAIRSASTSVAQRSSGGFWTWLTGARSNALPPPDFPLPGVTIPPPLPDHVEPGKTRVTTLPNGVKIASETSPGSTCSVGVYVNCGSVYEAPETLGATQLLKKLAFTTTTNRSHLRVVREIDAVGGKASASANREMMSYSYAALKTYMPEMVEVLVDSVRNPALLDWEVKEQIMKLKAELAEASSNPETFLLEALHSTGYSGALANPLIASESSISRLNTDVLEDFLAENYTSSRIVLAASGVDHDELVSIAEPLLSDIAKAASTIKPKSDYVGGEYRRTADSAKTDVALAFEIPGGWLREKDFVTVSVLQTLLGGGGVFSWGRSGKGLHSRLNRLVNEFDQIKSISAFKDVHSNTGIFGIHTSTEAAFVPKAIDLAARELTSLATPGQVDQTQLDRAKASAKSAILTSLESKASATEDMGRQVLAFADRKPVEHLLKVLDGVTLKDVSTFAEKIISSPLTMASHGNVLNVPTYDTVRGKFSSK; from the exons ATGTACCGAGCCGCCTCCGGCCTCGGCGCTCTCAAG CGGCATGGGGCGGATGCTCAAATGTTGAATCTTGCGATTAGGTCTGCTAGCACAAGTGTTGCACAGAGGTCATCAGGTGGCTTCTGGACCTGGCTGACAGGTGCACGCTCAAATGCATTGCCACCACCAGATTTTCCACTTCCGGGAGTCACCATTCCTCCTCCATTACCTGATCATGTGGAGCCTGGCAAGACAAGAGTCACAACACTTCCAAATGGTGTAAAAATTGCCTCCGAGACATCTCCA GGTTCAACTTGTTCTGTTGGAGTTTATGTTAATTGTGGTTCTGTATATGAAGCACCTGAAACATTGGGTGCCACTCAGCTGTTGAAGAAGTTGGCCTTTACAACCACTACAAACAGGAGCCACTTGCGTGTTGTGCGTGAAATTGATGCAGTAGGTGGCAAGGCCAGTGCATCGGCCAACCGTGAGATGATGAGCTACAGTTATGCTGCCTTGAAGACTTACATGCCTGAAATGGTTGAAGTGCTTGTTGATTCTGTGCGCAATCCTGCTTTGCTTGATTGGGAAGTCAAGGAACAG ATAATGAAATTAAAGGCCGAGCTTGCAGAAGCTTCAAGTAATCCAGAAACTTTCCTTTTGGAGGCTCTTCACTCTACTGGTTATTCTGGTGCTTTGGCAAACCCATTGATTGCCTCAGAATCTTCAATTAGCAGATTAAACACGGATGTTCTAGAAGATTTCTTAGCT GAGAACTACACTTCCTCCCGAATTGTTCTAGCTGCATCAGGTGTTGATCATGATGAATTGGTATCTATTGCTGAGCCGCTTCTTTCAGATATTGCAAAGGCAGCTAGTACCATAAAACCAAAATCGGATTACGTCGGCGGGGAGTATAGACGCACTGCGGATTCAGCG aaaacagATGTTGCTCTGGCATTTGAGATCCCCGGTGGGTGGCTCAGAGAAAAAGATTTTGTTACTGTATCAGTTCTTCAG ACACTTctaggtggtggtggtgtgttTTCCTGGGGAAGATCTGGAAAAGGCTTGCATTCAAGATTAA ATCGCCTCGTTAATGAATTTGACCAAATCAAGTCGATATCTGCTTTCAAGGATGTTCACAGTAACACTGGCATTTTTGGTATTCATACATCTACT GAAGCAGCATTTGTTCCTAAAGCTATTGACTTGGCAGCCAGAGAGCTGACTTCCCTCGCAACTCCTGGTCAAG TTGACCAAACCCAACTTGATCGTGCTAAAGCATCAGCTAAATCAGCAATCTTGACAAGCCTAGAATCAAAG GCATCAGCAACTGAAGACATGGGGCGCCAAGTATTGGCATTTGCTGATAG GAAACCTGTGGAGCACCTTCTTAAGGTTCTTGATGGTGTTACTCTGAAAGATGTATCAACTTTCGCTGAGAAAATTATTTCATCACCATTAACAATGGCATCTCATGGAAACG TTCTCAATGTACCGACTTACGATACAGTGCGTGGCAAGTTCAGCTCGAAATGA